Proteins encoded by one window of Streptomyces uncialis:
- a CDS encoding sigma-70 family RNA polymerase sigma factor, which yields MVATDVPREAPSALPRRAPAEETGQDERLSAALVAGDPDALTDAYRRWGTLVHTLATRAIGDAREAEDVTQQVFLAVWRGRAGYRPERGPLVAWIVGITRRKTADALSARTRRGTLAAAAAAVAAPEPSRPEADPESALDRVLVTQALRGLTPVQRDLLCLAFYEDLTQAQIARRTGLPLGTVKSHVRRGLHRLRGSLAPDERPALRTAA from the coding sequence GTGGTGGCCACCGACGTACCGCGCGAAGCACCCAGCGCGCTCCCCCGGCGTGCGCCGGCCGAGGAGACAGGGCAGGACGAGCGGTTGTCGGCCGCTCTGGTCGCGGGCGACCCGGACGCCCTCACCGATGCCTACCGCCGCTGGGGAACCCTGGTGCACACCCTGGCGACCCGCGCCATCGGTGACGCCAGGGAGGCGGAGGACGTCACCCAGCAGGTGTTCCTCGCGGTGTGGCGGGGCCGGGCCGGATACCGTCCGGAGCGCGGACCGCTGGTGGCCTGGATCGTGGGCATCACCCGCCGGAAGACCGCCGACGCGCTGTCCGCGCGGACCCGGCGGGGCACCCTGGCCGCCGCCGCGGCGGCCGTCGCGGCCCCCGAGCCGTCCCGGCCCGAGGCGGACCCGGAGTCCGCTCTCGACCGGGTGCTGGTGACCCAGGCGCTGCGTGGTCTGACACCCGTCCAGCGGGATCTGCTGTGCCTGGCCTTCTACGAGGATCTGACCCAGGCCCAGATCGCCCGGCGCACCGGGCTTCCGCTCGGCACGGTCAAGAGCCATGTCCGCCGGGGCCTGCACCGGCTGCGCGGCAGCCTGGCACCGGACGAGCGCCCCGCCCTGCGGACCGCCGCCTGA
- a CDS encoding FAD-dependent oxidoreductase gives MNTYLTGAGGIRRPAPRRGRDRRAVVVRAAAGRPRVEGPAPRAAVVGGGIAGLAAATALAERGVRVTLYEREPVLGGRLAGWPVRLADGSTATMSRGFHAFFRQYYNLRGLLRRVDPGLDVLRPLPDYPLLHSDGQTDGFARVPRTPPFSALGFVALSPSFGWRDLARMNPRAALPLLDVGVPGVYDRLDGISAWDFLEQVRFPAAARHLAFEVFSRSFFADPRQLSAAELALMFHIYFLGSSEGLLFDVPAEPFPAALWDPLAGYLTGHGTEVRTGSGVDEVTPLDDGGVSVTGDGRSTRYDAVVLALDPAGLTRLVAASPRLGDGPWRERVLALRTAPPFLVSRLWLDRPVAADRPGFLGTSGFGSLDNISVLDRWEGEAARWAARRGGAVVELHAYALDPGADRATEERALIRQLHRVYPETSKARVVDQRHEWRADCPLFPVGGYRERPAVRTPDPAVSLAGDHVRTGLPVALMERAATSGFLAANLQLARWGVGGQHLWSVPTQGRTPALRALTRAFSA, from the coding sequence GTGAACACGTATCTCACCGGCGCCGGCGGCATCCGCCGTCCGGCGCCGCGCCGGGGCCGCGACCGCCGGGCCGTGGTCGTCCGCGCCGCCGCCGGGCGGCCCCGGGTCGAGGGGCCCGCGCCCCGGGCGGCCGTGGTCGGCGGGGGGATCGCGGGGCTCGCCGCGGCGACCGCGCTCGCCGAGCGGGGGGTCCGCGTCACCCTGTACGAGCGCGAGCCCGTCCTCGGCGGACGGCTCGCGGGCTGGCCGGTCCGGCTGGCCGACGGGTCCACCGCGACCATGAGCCGCGGCTTCCACGCGTTCTTCCGGCAGTACTACAACCTGCGGGGGCTGCTGCGGCGGGTCGACCCGGGACTGGACGTGCTGCGCCCGCTCCCCGACTACCCGCTGCTGCACAGCGACGGACAGACCGACGGGTTCGCCCGGGTCCCGCGCACCCCGCCGTTCAGCGCGCTCGGCTTCGTCGCGCTGAGTCCGTCGTTCGGCTGGCGGGACCTGGCCCGGATGAACCCCCGGGCCGCGCTGCCGCTGCTGGACGTGGGGGTGCCCGGGGTGTACGACCGGCTGGACGGGATCAGCGCCTGGGACTTCCTGGAGCAGGTGCGGTTCCCGGCGGCGGCCCGGCATCTGGCGTTCGAGGTGTTCTCCCGCAGCTTCTTCGCCGACCCCCGGCAGCTGTCCGCGGCGGAGCTGGCCCTGATGTTCCACATCTACTTCCTCGGCTCCAGCGAGGGCCTGCTGTTCGACGTGCCCGCCGAGCCGTTCCCGGCGGCGCTGTGGGACCCGCTCGCCGGATATCTGACCGGGCACGGCACCGAGGTGCGCACCGGGTCGGGCGTCGACGAGGTGACGCCCCTGGACGACGGCGGGGTGTCCGTCACGGGCGACGGCCGGAGCACCCGGTACGACGCGGTGGTGCTGGCGCTGGACCCCGCGGGGCTCACCCGGCTCGTCGCCGCCTCGCCGCGCCTCGGTGACGGCCCCTGGCGGGAACGGGTCCTCGCGCTGCGGACCGCGCCGCCGTTCCTGGTCTCCCGGCTGTGGCTGGACCGGCCGGTCGCCGCGGACCGGCCCGGGTTCCTGGGCACCAGCGGGTTCGGCTCGCTGGACAACATCAGTGTGCTGGACCGCTGGGAGGGCGAGGCCGCGCGGTGGGCCGCCCGGCGGGGCGGGGCGGTGGTGGAGCTGCACGCGTACGCCCTCGATCCGGGGGCCGACCGGGCGACGGAGGAACGCGCGCTGATCAGGCAGTTGCACCGGGTCTACCCGGAGACCTCAAAAGCCCGGGTCGTCGACCAGCGGCATGAATGGCGGGCGGACTGTCCGCTGTTCCCCGTCGGGGGGTACCGGGAGCGGCCCGCGGTGCGGACGCCGGACCCTGCGGTGAGCCTGGCGGGGGATCATGTGCGGACGGGGCTGCCGGTGGCGCTGATGGAGCGGGCCGCGACCAGTGGGTTCCTGGCGGCGAACTTGCAGTTGGCTCGGTGGGGGGTCGGGGGGCAGCACCTCTGGTCCGTCCCCACCCAAGGCCGCACCCCGGCCCTACGCGCCCTGACCCGAGCGTTTTCCGCGTAG
- a CDS encoding DUF5914 domain-containing protein yields the protein MRPTWRDARPALIAQALERAQARPSGNWYVVGASRDVPRDRPLGRTVEGTEIVVWRDATGGLRAGPGACPHLGAPLKDSPVRCGTLVCHWHGMALDGRPFAGWEPYPAHDDGVLVWVRLDQVGGEPATERPVVPPRPDLARGVVDAVYTAVGRCEPEDIVANRLDPWHGAWFHPYSFVDLTVVSAPTDGAAEDDDAFVVDVSFKVAGRAVVPVRAEFTAPEPRTVVMRIVRGEGLGSVVESHATPLGADAAGVPRTAVVEAVIAASDRAGFGVARAVAPVLRPLVRRAAGRLWRDDLAYAERRWRLRAAGRFPG from the coding sequence ATGCGTCCCACCTGGCGGGACGCGCGGCCCGCGCTGATCGCCCAGGCCCTCGAACGGGCCCAGGCCCGCCCCTCCGGCAACTGGTACGTCGTCGGTGCCTCCCGTGACGTGCCCCGGGACCGGCCGCTCGGCCGGACCGTGGAAGGCACGGAGATCGTCGTCTGGCGGGACGCGACGGGCGGGCTGCGGGCCGGGCCGGGCGCGTGTCCCCATCTCGGGGCACCCCTCAAGGACAGTCCGGTGCGGTGCGGCACGCTGGTGTGCCACTGGCACGGGATGGCCCTCGACGGGCGGCCGTTCGCGGGCTGGGAACCGTATCCCGCGCACGACGACGGGGTCCTTGTCTGGGTCCGGCTCGACCAGGTGGGCGGCGAGCCCGCCACCGAACGCCCCGTGGTGCCCCCTCGGCCGGACCTGGCGCGGGGCGTGGTGGACGCGGTGTACACCGCCGTCGGCCGCTGCGAACCCGAGGACATCGTCGCCAACCGGCTCGACCCCTGGCACGGTGCCTGGTTCCATCCGTACTCCTTCGTGGACCTCACGGTGGTGAGCGCGCCGACCGACGGGGCGGCGGAGGACGACGACGCGTTCGTGGTGGACGTCTCGTTCAAGGTCGCCGGGCGGGCCGTCGTCCCGGTGCGGGCGGAGTTCACCGCGCCCGAGCCGCGGACCGTCGTCATGCGCATCGTGCGGGGGGAGGGGCTGGGGTCGGTCGTGGAGTCCCACGCGACACCGCTCGGGGCGGACGCGGCGGGGGTGCCGCGTACGGCGGTGGTGGAGGCGGTGATCGCGGCGTCCGACCGGGCCGGGTTCGGGGTGGCGCGGGCCGTGGCGCCGGTGCTGCGGCCGCTGGTGCGGAGGGCCGCGGGGCGGCTCTGGCGGGACGACCTGGCGTATGCGGAGCGCCGCTGGCGCCTGAGAGCGGCGGGCCGCTTCCCGGGCTGA
- a CDS encoding phytoene/squalene synthase family protein has protein sequence MTDRELDAAGITDPALRAAYTRCRTLNARHGRTYFLATRLLPAARRPAVHALYGFARRADDIVDDLGATATPGERADALDALHQRLLAGLRGARTGEPVVTALADTAARYAIDPGLFSDFMTSMRSDLTVTDYATYAELRRYMHGSAAVIGLQMLPVLGTVVPRATAEPYAADLGVAFQLTNFLRDVGEDLDRGRVYLPADLLAAHGVDRDLLGWSRTTGHRDPRITAALTDAEALTRRVYTAAAPGVDLLDPVSRPCVRTAFVLYGEILDAIAADGYAVLHRRAVVSDRRRAAVALRGFTGALFARGRARFRTAPSPSPAPMPSASAGSGRGAA, from the coding sequence ATGACGGACCGTGAACTGGACGCCGCCGGGATCACCGACCCCGCCCTGCGCGCCGCCTACACCCGCTGCCGCACGCTCAACGCCCGCCACGGCAGGACGTACTTCCTCGCGACCCGGCTGCTGCCCGCCGCGCGCCGGCCCGCCGTGCACGCCCTGTACGGCTTCGCCCGCCGGGCCGACGACATCGTCGACGACCTCGGCGCCACCGCCACCCCCGGTGAACGGGCCGACGCCCTCGACGCCCTGCACCAGCGGCTGCTGGCCGGGCTGCGCGGCGCACGCACCGGGGAACCGGTCGTCACCGCCCTCGCCGACACCGCCGCCCGGTACGCCATCGACCCCGGCCTGTTCAGCGACTTCATGACGTCGATGCGCAGCGACCTCACCGTCACCGACTACGCCACCTACGCCGAGCTGCGCCGCTACATGCACGGGTCCGCCGCGGTGATCGGCCTCCAGATGCTGCCCGTCCTCGGGACCGTCGTCCCCCGCGCCACGGCCGAGCCGTACGCCGCCGACCTCGGGGTCGCCTTCCAGCTCACCAACTTCCTGCGGGACGTGGGGGAGGACCTGGACCGGGGCCGTGTGTACCTCCCCGCCGATCTGCTCGCCGCGCACGGCGTCGACCGGGACCTGCTGGGCTGGAGCAGGACCACCGGGCACCGCGACCCGCGGATCACCGCCGCCCTCACCGACGCGGAGGCGCTGACCCGCCGGGTCTACACCGCCGCCGCGCCCGGCGTCGACCTCCTCGACCCGGTGTCCCGGCCATGCGTGCGGACGGCGTTCGTGCTGTACGGGGAGATCCTCGACGCCATCGCGGCCGACGGGTACGCGGTACTGCACCGCAGGGCCGTGGTGAGCGACCGGCGGCGGGCCGCCGTCGCGCTCCGGGGATTCACGGGCGCCCTGTTCGCCCGGGGCCGCGCCCGCTTCCGGACGGCGCCATCCCCGTCGCCCGCCCCGATGCCCTCCGCTTCGGCAGGCTCCGGGAGGGGTGCCGCGTGA
- a CDS encoding aldo/keto reductase: MNPTTFRIGGDLTVRRLGFGAMQLPTEPAADRATSLAVLRRAVDLGVTLIDTAHMYGGGANEELVAEALHPYPDGLLVTTKVGLARSADSGEWGLDGRPAVLRDQVDLALRRLRTDRIELLQLHRVDPEVPFADQLGTLADLRTEGKIGRVGLSEVTVAELARAREIVDIASVQNRYNLLDREHDAVLDACTAAGIAFLPWRPIVWGGAGEREEVAAVAAELGATATQVALAWLLDRSPVVLPIPGTSRITHLEENVAAAGLTLDADQRRRLTELAPGP, from the coding sequence ATGAATCCGACCACATTCCGCATCGGCGGGGACCTGACCGTGCGCAGGCTCGGCTTCGGCGCGATGCAGCTGCCGACCGAACCCGCCGCCGACCGGGCCACGTCCCTCGCGGTCCTCCGGCGGGCCGTCGACCTCGGCGTCACCCTGATCGACACCGCCCATATGTACGGCGGCGGCGCCAACGAGGAACTCGTCGCCGAGGCCCTGCACCCCTACCCGGACGGACTGCTCGTCACCACGAAGGTCGGGCTCGCGCGTTCGGCCGACTCGGGGGAGTGGGGCCTGGACGGCCGCCCGGCCGTGCTGCGCGACCAGGTCGACCTGGCCCTGCGGCGACTGCGTACCGACCGGATCGAGCTGCTCCAGCTGCACCGCGTCGACCCGGAGGTCCCCTTCGCCGATCAGCTCGGCACCCTGGCCGACCTCCGTACCGAGGGGAAGATCGGCCGGGTCGGACTGTCCGAGGTCACCGTCGCGGAACTCGCGCGCGCACGGGAGATCGTCGACATCGCGAGTGTCCAGAACCGCTACAACCTGCTCGACCGTGAGCATGACGCCGTGCTCGACGCGTGCACGGCCGCGGGCATCGCGTTCCTGCCGTGGCGGCCGATCGTCTGGGGTGGCGCGGGGGAGCGGGAGGAGGTCGCCGCGGTGGCCGCGGAGCTCGGCGCCACCGCCACCCAGGTCGCCCTCGCGTGGCTCCTGGACCGCTCGCCCGTGGTCCTCCCGATCCCGGGCACGTCCCGGATCACGCATCTTGAGGAGAACGTGGCCGCGGCCGGGCTGACCCTGGACGCGGACCAGCGGCGGCGTCTGACGGAGCTCGCCCCGGGTCCCTGA
- a CDS encoding polyprenyl synthetase family protein, whose product MRRTAAQDHPAAAPRPPTGPASLREPPPGHRRVPSPESEARLIDSDVPAAVGRTLAAVLGERRREAAHLDPLFARDLAERVARFTLDGGKRLRSQFLWWALRTCGAHPGTVAPALRFAAGLELIQTCALVHDDVMDGSPLRRGRPALHTALREQYGSGARRPGGTDFASSAAVLAGDLALAWADDTVADTDLPDAVRARVRAEWRALRTEMVAGQYLDLHGQVTGARSRAQALRVARLKSALYTVERPLALGAALAGADERTARSLGAAGRCAGIAFQLRDDLLGVFGDPEATGKPSGEDIREGKLTYLTAVGRARAQSSGDRAAVAVLDAALGDPQLSADDLDRVRATLVMTGAREVVEARIDHLVTLAGRHLAAVTGGSPRAAERLGHLLATIARGDPPPDRPPAPDPLPPPVSNEPAPAPDEPAPRGGPSDPPRPPARPASVAGRPRTAPHEGASR is encoded by the coding sequence ATGCGTCGCACCGCAGCGCAGGACCACCCCGCCGCCGCCCCCCGCCCGCCCACGGGCCCCGCGTCGCTGCGCGAACCCCCGCCCGGCCACCGCCGCGTACCGTCCCCGGAGAGCGAGGCACGGCTGATCGACTCGGACGTGCCCGCCGCCGTCGGACGCACCCTCGCCGCCGTGCTCGGCGAGCGGCGCCGGGAAGCCGCGCACCTCGACCCGCTCTTCGCCCGCGACCTCGCGGAACGGGTCGCCCGCTTCACCCTGGACGGCGGGAAACGGCTGCGGTCCCAGTTCCTGTGGTGGGCCCTGCGTACCTGCGGGGCCCACCCCGGCACCGTCGCCCCCGCGCTGCGGTTCGCGGCGGGCCTCGAACTCATCCAGACCTGTGCCCTCGTCCATGACGACGTGATGGACGGCTCACCGCTGCGCCGGGGCCGTCCCGCCCTCCACACCGCCCTGCGCGAGCAGTACGGCTCCGGCGCGCGGCGCCCCGGCGGCACCGACTTCGCCAGCTCGGCCGCCGTCCTCGCCGGGGACCTCGCACTGGCCTGGGCCGATGACACCGTCGCCGACACCGACCTGCCGGACGCCGTACGTGCCCGGGTCCGTGCCGAATGGCGGGCGCTGCGCACCGAGATGGTCGCCGGGCAGTACCTCGATCTGCACGGCCAGGTGACGGGCGCCCGATCCCGCGCCCAGGCACTGCGGGTCGCCCGGCTCAAGAGCGCCCTCTACACGGTGGAACGGCCCCTCGCGCTGGGCGCGGCGCTCGCCGGGGCCGACGAACGCACCGCGCGGTCCCTCGGCGCGGCGGGCCGCTGCGCCGGGATCGCCTTCCAGCTCCGCGACGATCTGCTCGGGGTGTTCGGGGACCCGGAGGCCACCGGCAAACCGTCCGGTGAGGACATCCGGGAGGGGAAGCTGACCTATTTGACGGCGGTGGGCCGGGCTCGCGCGCAGTCGTCCGGGGACCGGGCGGCGGTGGCCGTCCTCGACGCGGCACTCGGGGACCCGCAGCTCTCGGCCGACGACCTCGACCGGGTCCGCGCCACGCTCGTGATGACCGGGGCGCGGGAGGTCGTCGAGGCCCGGATCGACCACCTCGTCACGCTCGCGGGCCGCCATCTGGCGGCCGTGACGGGCGGCTCGCCCCGGGCCGCCGAACGCCTGGGGCACCTGCTCGCCACGATCGCCCGCGGCGACCCCCCGCCCGACCGCCCCCCGGCCCCCGACCCGCTTCCCCCACCCGTCTCGAACGAGCCCGCCCCCGCCCCGGACGAGCCCGCCCCCCGCGGCGGCCCGTCGGACCCGCCCCGCCCCCCGGCGCGTCCCGCGTCCGTCGCCGGGCGCCCCCGCACCGCACCCCACGAAGGAGCATCCCGATGA
- a CDS encoding class I SAM-dependent methyltransferase has product MTLLRDDDLSDAFDHASRTYDRLVAVNPGYHAQLRRSARRLGLPHGGAGLRVLDLGCGTGASTAALLSVAPRARITAVDVSEGMLDRARAKRWPPSVSFVRSPAEALCDHQVGGPFDAVFAAYLFRNLTDPDRVLTSLRALLAPGGRFAAHEYTLSGRPAHRAVWRAVCAGVVLPAGTLTGDRVLYKHLLSSVTRFDTAPAFGERVGRAGFERVRVLPVSGWQTGVVHTVVAAAPGGGAA; this is encoded by the coding sequence ATGACACTGCTGCGCGACGACGACCTGTCGGACGCGTTCGACCACGCGTCCCGCACCTACGACCGGCTGGTCGCCGTCAACCCCGGCTACCACGCCCAGCTGCGGCGCTCCGCGCGGCGCCTCGGGCTGCCCCACGGGGGCGCCGGGCTGCGCGTACTGGACCTGGGATGCGGCACCGGCGCGTCCACCGCCGCGCTGCTGAGCGTGGCGCCCCGGGCCCGGATCACCGCCGTCGACGTGTCGGAGGGCATGCTGGACCGGGCCCGCGCGAAACGCTGGCCGCCGTCGGTGTCGTTCGTCCGCTCACCGGCCGAGGCGCTCTGCGACCACCAGGTCGGAGGGCCCTTCGACGCGGTGTTCGCGGCCTATCTGTTCCGCAATCTCACCGACCCCGACCGGGTACTGACCTCGCTGCGCGCCCTGCTGGCGCCCGGCGGGCGCTTCGCGGCGCACGAGTACACGCTGAGCGGCCGTCCCGCGCACCGCGCCGTGTGGCGGGCGGTGTGCGCCGGGGTGGTCCTGCCCGCGGGCACCCTCACCGGCGACCGGGTGCTGTACAAGCATCTGCTGAGCAGTGTCACCCGCTTCGACACGGCGCCCGCGTTCGGTGAGCGGGTGGGGCGGGCCGGGTTCGAGCGGGTGCGGGTGCTGCCCGTGTCCGGCTGGCAGACCGGTGTCGTCCACACGGTCGTCGCGGCGGCCCCGGGCGGAGGAGCGGCGTGA
- a CDS encoding MerR family transcriptional regulator — MPHRTPSSPASRRTARPSTTITVAAADPDPVSAAVTGDGGPAAVPDTPYGAALTTGAVARRLGVAPTTLRSWDRRYGIGPVHHEGAKHRRWTPADIAVLETMCRLTAAGVPPAEAARTARSAAVAPSGPPGAVAAAPAEAPTGPDAPPDGPADGPARRPARPGNWGALPLGRVRPECRGLARAAVRLDSGAVDALLGEVLAAHGLVTAWDEVMMPALRAVGRKWETSGERYVEVEHLLSWHISSALRRVPARPVPPQPGPPVVVACAPGELHTLPLEALTAGLAERGVPVRMFGAAVPADALDEAVRRAGPAAVVLWSQSRATAGRALVRRVGGMTWGVRGARTRATVMAAGPGWAGAPVEGAVQPTSLGEALRMLGALYGRDLPG; from the coding sequence ATGCCCCACCGCACTCCGTCGTCCCCCGCGTCCCGGCGCACCGCCCGCCCGTCCACGACGATCACCGTCGCGGCGGCCGACCCCGACCCGGTATCCGCCGCCGTCACCGGGGACGGCGGTCCGGCCGCCGTGCCCGACACCCCGTACGGCGCCGCGCTCACCACCGGTGCCGTCGCCCGTCGGCTGGGTGTCGCCCCGACCACACTGCGGTCCTGGGACCGCCGCTATGGGATAGGACCGGTCCACCACGAGGGCGCCAAGCACCGGCGCTGGACCCCGGCGGACATCGCCGTCCTGGAGACCATGTGCCGCCTCACCGCGGCCGGCGTGCCCCCGGCGGAGGCCGCACGGACGGCCCGGTCCGCCGCGGTGGCCCCTTCCGGTCCGCCCGGCGCCGTCGCCGCGGCACCCGCCGAGGCTCCCACCGGCCCCGACGCCCCGCCGGACGGTCCCGCCGACGGCCCCGCGCGCCGTCCGGCCCGCCCGGGCAACTGGGGCGCGCTGCCGCTCGGCCGGGTGCGTCCGGAGTGCCGGGGCCTCGCGCGGGCCGCCGTCCGGCTGGACTCCGGGGCCGTCGACGCGCTGCTCGGCGAGGTGCTCGCCGCACACGGACTCGTCACCGCCTGGGACGAGGTGATGATGCCCGCGCTGCGCGCGGTCGGCCGGAAGTGGGAGACATCGGGGGAGCGGTACGTCGAGGTGGAGCATCTGCTGTCGTGGCACATCTCGTCCGCGCTGCGCCGGGTCCCCGCGCGGCCCGTCCCGCCGCAGCCCGGTCCGCCCGTCGTGGTCGCGTGCGCGCCGGGCGAGCTGCACACCCTGCCGCTGGAGGCGCTCACGGCGGGCCTGGCCGAACGGGGCGTGCCGGTAAGGATGTTCGGCGCGGCGGTGCCCGCGGACGCCCTCGACGAGGCGGTCCGGCGGGCGGGTCCGGCCGCGGTGGTGCTGTGGTCGCAGTCCCGTGCGACCGCCGGCCGCGCGCTGGTCCGGCGCGTCGGCGGTATGACCTGGGGCGTACGGGGCGCCCGCACCCGGGCGACGGTGATGGCCGCCGGGCCCGGCTGGGCGGGTGCCCCGGTCGAGGGCGCCGTACAGCCGACGAGCCTCGGCGAGGCGCTGCGGATGCTCGGCGCACTGTACGGGCGGGACCTGCCCGGGTGA
- the crtI gene encoding phytoene desaturase family protein, producing the protein MRALKGPTDHVVVVGAGLGGLAAALHLLGAGRRVTVVERHTGPGGRAGTMTRSGYRMDTGPTVLTMPDLMAEPFEAVGENLRDRLDLIPLHPAYRARFADGSALDVHTGAAAMEAEIHRFAGAREALGYRRLRSWLEAVYRAQKARFIDTNFDSPLGLLHPDLVRLAALGGFGRLDARIGRFLSDERLRRVFSFQSLYAGVAPARALAAYAVIAYMDTVAGVYFPRGGVHALPRAMADAAADAGADLRYGSTVTRLERRGERITAVHTEDGRIACDAVVLTPDLPVSYRLLGRAPRRIRPLRHAPSAVVLHAGTDRTWPDLGHHTISFGGAWKETFRELTRTGRLMSDPSLLITRPTATDPSLAPPGRHLHYVLAPCPNTDIGPGTDEWRRLGPRYRDALLTELEGRGMPGLAAAIEEECLVTPVDWTAEGHAAGTPFAVAHTFAQTGPFRPRNLVNGTANAVLAGCGTTPGVGVPTVLLSGKLAAARVTGPRPVRPGRPSTVTAPRSPSAKEGHRA; encoded by the coding sequence ATGAGAGCCCTGAAGGGACCCACCGACCATGTCGTCGTGGTCGGTGCCGGACTCGGCGGGCTGGCCGCCGCCCTGCATCTGCTCGGCGCCGGACGGCGGGTGACCGTCGTGGAACGGCACACCGGGCCCGGCGGCCGGGCCGGGACGATGACCCGGTCCGGGTACCGGATGGACACCGGGCCGACCGTCCTCACGATGCCCGACCTGATGGCGGAGCCGTTCGAGGCCGTCGGGGAGAACCTGCGCGACCGGCTCGACCTGATCCCGCTCCACCCCGCCTACCGGGCCCGCTTCGCCGACGGCTCCGCCCTCGACGTGCACACCGGAGCGGCGGCGATGGAGGCCGAGATCCACCGGTTCGCCGGAGCCCGCGAAGCCCTCGGATACCGGCGGCTGCGGAGCTGGCTGGAGGCGGTCTACCGGGCGCAGAAGGCCCGGTTCATCGACACCAACTTCGACTCGCCGCTCGGTCTGCTGCACCCCGACCTCGTACGGCTCGCGGCCCTCGGCGGATTCGGCCGCCTCGACGCCCGGATCGGACGGTTCCTCTCCGACGAACGGCTGCGCAGGGTCTTCTCCTTCCAGTCCCTGTACGCGGGTGTCGCACCGGCCCGCGCGCTCGCCGCGTACGCCGTCATCGCGTACATGGACACCGTCGCCGGGGTGTACTTCCCGCGCGGCGGGGTGCACGCGCTGCCCCGGGCCATGGCCGACGCGGCGGCCGACGCGGGCGCCGACCTCCGGTACGGGAGCACGGTGACCCGGCTGGAGCGGCGCGGCGAGCGGATCACCGCCGTGCACACCGAGGACGGCCGGATCGCCTGCGACGCCGTCGTCCTCACCCCGGACCTGCCCGTCAGCTACCGGCTGCTCGGCCGCGCCCCACGGCGTATCCGCCCGCTGCGGCACGCCCCGTCCGCCGTGGTGCTGCACGCCGGGACGGACCGCACCTGGCCGGACCTCGGGCACCACACGATCTCCTTCGGCGGCGCCTGGAAGGAGACGTTCCGTGAACTGACCCGCACCGGGCGTCTGATGAGCGACCCGTCCCTGCTCATCACCCGGCCCACCGCCACCGACCCCTCCCTCGCCCCGCCCGGCCGCCATCTCCACTATGTGCTGGCGCCCTGCCCCAACACCGACATCGGACCGGGCACCGACGAGTGGCGGCGGCTCGGACCCCGCTACCGGGACGCCCTGCTCACCGAGCTGGAGGGGCGGGGGATGCCCGGCCTGGCCGCCGCGATCGAGGAGGAGTGCCTGGTCACCCCCGTCGACTGGACGGCCGAAGGACACGCGGCGGGCACCCCGTTCGCGGTGGCGCACACCTTCGCGCAGACCGGCCCGTTCCGCCCCCGGAACCTGGTGAACGGCACCGCCAACGCCGTACTCGCGGGCTGCGGCACCACCCCCGGGGTAGGCGTACCGACGGTGCTGCTCTCCGGCAAGCTCGCCGCCGCCCGGGTCACCGGCCCCCGTCCGGTCCGTCCCGGCCGCCCCTCGACCGTCACGGCCCCCCGCTCCCCGTCCGCCAAGGAAGGCCACCGCGCATGA